The DNA window TCTTGAGTATATCCCGGCTCGCTTAGGATCCCCCCGGCGGAACCTGCAATGTAAAGAAACGAGAAACATGGTATTAATTTGACAGTATATGCGTGTGAAAAGGGAAAGGTGGGTGGGGTTGACGAACTATGCAACATGCCCATATATACCCCGCTCTGGAGCGGGGTATATATGGGCTGTTTAGGAAATTGGAGGTGTGGTTTGAGGCGTGGTCCTGCTCCTGAACCTAAATTAACAAGTTaactccatttcactagcatggACCACGCTACAGaatacagatttaaatatttattgaggataagaggaagggaggggaggaggggtgAGGGGAGGGGTGAGGGAGAAGGGAAGGAGGGATGAAGGGGTGAATTGGATGAAGTCGggcagtgatgatgatgatggtgatggagGGCCTGCAAGTGAAGACTCGAGTGGGGCTTTGTCTTCAGGGATAAACACATCTTGAGTATATCCCGGCTCGCTTAGGATCCCCAAAAGAGTCAGAAATTAAATGCAGCTGAGGAGAGAGTGAGCTTGGAATAAATCTTTAAGGTTGTTACGAATGTACAAATGGTAGGCTTGCGAGGACCAGCGACCCAGGATTTGGATCGTGTGGTCTGGGACGCCCTGACTAGATGTGGACGAGGCTGCGCCGATGCGGAATGAATGGGCGGAGTAATGATCGGGTGAAATGCCTGATAACGACAAGACCTGGCGGAAATGGCGGGAGAGCCAGAAGCGAGAAGCTTGTTTTCCTGGTTCAGAAATGAAGAGAGGATCATGAGGAGAAGCGTTGGCGGCGAATCGGGACTGGACATAATTGAAAATGGGCTCATACGGGTTGAGGGAGGAATCGAGGCGGAAAAGATAGATGGGACAAGAGACGGCGAGCTGATCGGTCTTACTTTTCCGCAGAGTAAAAATCATGGTGTCGTGGCTGAGAATGGAAATATCTGAAAGGCAAGGATGAATGAGAGGATTATGGATGGAGGAAGTTGGAGCGAATTCAGAACAGCGGAGGAAGCTGAAAAAGCTAGTAGGACCGTGGACTCCAGGGTCCTGTCTACGAAATTAGAGGAGTAACCGGAACGCAGAGTGGAAATGCATTTGCGTAGGAGGTCGGTCGTGAGGGGGAGACGAGGAATGACGCCGTTTGGTTCTTGCTTCTTGCAGCCTTTGATGAGCGTGTTCACGTAGCAGTGAGAGATGGAGGGGCAGTTGACTCCTGTAGAAAGCTTAAAGAAGAAATTGATGCCGGCTAGATAGGACTGGATAGTGGAGGTACGGATCTTAAGGACTAATCGGGAGTACGTAATGAAGAGGCAGAGGGTGGAAACGTCTAGGGAAGGAAAAGGGAGATTCTAAGTGGCGTGGAAAGATTTAAATCGGTTCCAGCCGGTCGAATATACGGAAAGCGAGCGAGGAGCTAGGCTGCTGAGGATTAATTCTTGAGAAGCTCGGTGGAGATCAGGTAATGGAGGGCTCAGTTGAATATGGTTGAAGAAAACGGAGGGACCGGCGTGGAACGTGCTTCTGCATCTGGGGCCAAGAGTCTGAATTTCTGGAAGGAAAAACGAGAAAGAGCGTCAGCGATGCGGTTTTTTGATCCTGGAATATGAGCGGCTTGAATGAGAAACTGATGTTGGGCAGAAACTAAGGTAAGTCTGCGCATGAACTGCATGATTTCGGGGGAGTGAGAGCGGCCTTTATTTATGATTTCTACTACTGCCGTGCTGTCTGAATGAAtgaggatggatttttttttttagaccattCGTGACCCCAAAGGATCGCAGCGATGAGGATGGGGTAAAGTTCGAAGAGAGTGGAAGAAGGAGGGGCCGAGGCGTTCTGAAGAGACTTAAACTCGAGCGGCCATGTGTCGGCGaaccatttttctttgtaataacCGCCGAAACCGATTGAGGGAGCTGCGTCGGTAAAGAGTTGTATGTCTTCAGGGTAGGTGAGGAAATCGTTGTAGAAGAAAGAAATTCCGTTCCAGGATGAAAGAAAGTAGTGCCACAGACGCATTTCTAATTTGCAGGAGTGATCGATGGCGAGAGAACCGTGAAGGGAGGGAATGCTGGCCGCTTTAGACAGGAGGTGAGAGATGAAGGATTTTTCCTGCGGAATGATTCGAATAGCGTAGTTTAGATGGTCGAGGAGAGAGAGCAGCTGTTTAGAACATTTGTCGGCGAGTAAGAAATTAGACAGGATTAATTTCTGTCTAATTTCTGTTGATCTTTTGGGTGATGGGGAAGCTTGGAAAGATAAAGAGTCCAGAGTGATGCCTAGGAACTCTAAAGAGGTGCGCGGACCGACKGTTTTCTCCTCTGAGAGGGGAATTCCCAGCTGGGAAAAGGCTTGAGTTAGGGCGTTAAGACCGGAACGAGGAGGGGAAGATGGAGGAGTGACGACCAGGAAGTCGTCTAGAAGATGTATGACGTAGGGGAGTTTATAGGTATTGATAAGGATCCAGCAGAGGGCTTCGGGCAGGGAATCGAAAATTTTGGGGCTGCTACAGCACCCGAACGTGAGGCGGACGGTGAAGTAAAAGGCACCTTTCCAAACTACGCCAAAGAAGCGCCAGAAGTCGGGGTGAATAGGTAGAACTTTGAAAGCGCTGGTGATGTCGGCTTTGGAGAGCCAGGCGCCGCGACCTGCTGACCTAATGAGTTTAATGGCGTGATCTATGATTGCATATTGCATGGAGAAGTCGGGAAATGGAATGATGATATTGATACTGAGAGCCGTGAGGGGCTGAAAGATCTAtgattaaccttttttttttttttttttttacacctgaaTATTTGCGAGTGGCGATGCCAATGGGGCTGACGCGGAAAGTAGGGAATGGTGACCTAGAAAAGGGGCCTATAACAAACCCTTTTTGAACTTCTTCGGTGAGGAGAGAGTCGACTGTGTCGGGATCTGAGAGAGCGGATTGAAGATTGTGACATTGGTAGGTGGAATCTGGAATAATTTCTATGTCCGGGTGGAAACCGTGAGTGAAGCCGTTAATGAGAAAGTTAACTAAATCCCTGTCTGGGTGATGCTTGAGAGTGGTTTCGAGAGCT is part of the Poecilia reticulata strain Guanapo linkage group LG9, Guppy_female_1.0+MT, whole genome shotgun sequence genome and encodes:
- the LOC103469647 gene encoding uncharacterized protein LOC103469647: MQYAIIDHAIKLIRSAGRGAWLSKADITSAFKVLPIHPDFWRFFGVVWKGAFYFTVRLTFGCCSSPKIFDSLPEALCWILINTYKLPYVIHLLDDFLVVTPPSSPPRSGLNALTQAFSQLGIPLSEEKTVGPRTSLEFLGITLDSLSFQASPSPKRSTEIRQKLILSNFLLADKCSKQLLSLLDHLNYAIRIIPQEKSFISHLLSKAASIPSLHGSLAIDHSCKLEMRLWHYFLSSWNGISFFYNDFLTYPEDIQLFTDAAPSIGFGGYYKEKWFADTWPLEFKSLQNASAPPSSTLFELYPILIAAILWGHEWSKKKNPSSFIQTARQ